One window from the genome of Cryptomeria japonica chromosome 6, Sugi_1.0, whole genome shotgun sequence encodes:
- the LOC131042330 gene encoding uncharacterized protein LOC131042330 isoform X1, which yields MGKEKKEGRKAGCSVAHERLSLENYAQIYDELRHKKSQLPSTSPRLNRLLTRENIRRMLKIHGFSASTFKKEALLEGLQDMEIFNPHRSSADIGNFDCDLSTEEMERDLESLGWVECPSKSVNGFMPFPQSLMSAPNPVFTKVSNSEKKISSLSSKLYENEGCKQLLSLQSATTTCMQHLSKSVTQIINSGPANASDEERLEVATSSSVSCKSKVDNSDSIAGL from the exons ATGGggaaggagaagaaagaaggaagaaaggCGGGTTGTAGTGTGGCTCATGAAAGGCTTTCGCTCGAAAACTACGCGCAGATTTATGATGAACTCCGCCACAAAAAATCTCAGCTTCCCTCCACTTCACCCCGTCTCAACCGTCTCTTAACCAGGGAAAACATTCGCCGG ATGTTGAAAATACACGGATTCTCCGCCTCTACATTCAAAAAA GAAGCTTTGCTTGAGGGGCTTCAGGATATGGAAATTTTTAATCCGCATCGGTCCAGTGCGGATATCGGGAATTTTGACTGCGACCTGTCGACGGAAGAAATGGAAAGAGATTTGGAGAGTTTGGGATGGGTGGAATGTCCCTCAAAATCAGTTAATGGCTTCATGCCTTTTCCACAGTCTTTAATGTCCGCTCCAAACCCTGTGTTTACAAAGGTTTCCAATTCAGAGAAGAAGATTTCGAGTTTGTCGTCTAAACTTTATGAAAATGAGGGCTGCAAACAGTTGCTTTCCTTACAGTCCGCGACAACAACATG CATGCAGCATCTTTCAAAGTCAGTCACTCAGATAATCAATTCAGGGCCAGCGAATGCATCTGACGAGGAAAGATTAGAGGTAGCAACGAGTTCAAGTGTGTCGTGTAAATCAAAAGTTGACAACTCGGATTCAATTGCAGGCCTTTAA
- the LOC131042330 gene encoding uncharacterized protein LOC131042330 isoform X2, with protein MGKEKKEGRKAGCSVAHERLSLENYAQIYDELRHKKSQLPSTSPRLNRLLTRENIRREALLEGLQDMEIFNPHRSSADIGNFDCDLSTEEMERDLESLGWVECPSKSVNGFMPFPQSLMSAPNPVFTKVSNSEKKISSLSSKLYENEGCKQLLSLQSATTTCMQHLSKSVTQIINSGPANASDEERLEVATSSSVSCKSKVDNSDSIAGL; from the exons ATGGggaaggagaagaaagaaggaagaaaggCGGGTTGTAGTGTGGCTCATGAAAGGCTTTCGCTCGAAAACTACGCGCAGATTTATGATGAACTCCGCCACAAAAAATCTCAGCTTCCCTCCACTTCACCCCGTCTCAACCGTCTCTTAACCAGGGAAAACATTCGCCGG GAAGCTTTGCTTGAGGGGCTTCAGGATATGGAAATTTTTAATCCGCATCGGTCCAGTGCGGATATCGGGAATTTTGACTGCGACCTGTCGACGGAAGAAATGGAAAGAGATTTGGAGAGTTTGGGATGGGTGGAATGTCCCTCAAAATCAGTTAATGGCTTCATGCCTTTTCCACAGTCTTTAATGTCCGCTCCAAACCCTGTGTTTACAAAGGTTTCCAATTCAGAGAAGAAGATTTCGAGTTTGTCGTCTAAACTTTATGAAAATGAGGGCTGCAAACAGTTGCTTTCCTTACAGTCCGCGACAACAACATG CATGCAGCATCTTTCAAAGTCAGTCACTCAGATAATCAATTCAGGGCCAGCGAATGCATCTGACGAGGAAAGATTAGAGGTAGCAACGAGTTCAAGTGTGTCGTGTAAATCAAAAGTTGACAACTCGGATTCAATTGCAGGCCTTTAA